The proteins below come from a single Caulobacter segnis ATCC 21756 genomic window:
- a CDS encoding LysR substrate-binding domain-containing protein — protein sequence MARRILPPLNALRAFEAFGRHGRMTLAADELCVTHGAVSRQIRQLEQHLGVALTEGPRTRLRMTEAGLKLAQALSPAFDQIEAATPRSVEAGAKPLVVSCLPTFAMKWLIPRLPRFQAAYPEIPVRVAESNGPFDFRDDQIDLAIRMRRPGEGDYPDSVAEPFLRHYHGPVMAPELAAGRVVDFQAVCAAPRLQTRTYPQSWSDWIRDTGAEGLPPAAREQEFDHFFYMLEAAAAGLGVAVAPWAFAQRDLASGRLVAPLGFAPGQTWIVALTPREGGSPQAIIFRDWLVAEGASTPLPPEAACQSRAAR from the coding sequence ATGGCTCGCCGCATCCTGCCGCCGCTGAACGCCCTTCGCGCCTTCGAGGCCTTCGGACGCCATGGTCGCATGACGCTGGCCGCCGACGAACTTTGCGTGACCCACGGCGCGGTCAGCCGCCAGATCCGGCAGTTGGAGCAACACCTCGGTGTCGCCCTGACCGAGGGGCCACGCACGCGCCTGCGCATGACCGAGGCCGGCCTGAAGCTGGCCCAGGCTCTGTCGCCGGCCTTCGACCAGATCGAGGCGGCGACGCCGCGCTCGGTCGAGGCCGGCGCAAAGCCGCTGGTGGTCTCTTGCCTGCCGACCTTCGCCATGAAGTGGCTGATCCCGCGCCTGCCGCGATTCCAGGCCGCTTATCCTGAAATCCCGGTGCGGGTGGCGGAGTCGAACGGTCCTTTCGATTTTCGTGATGACCAGATCGATCTGGCGATCCGGATGCGCCGTCCGGGGGAGGGCGACTATCCGGATTCCGTGGCCGAGCCCTTCCTGCGCCACTACCACGGCCCGGTGATGGCGCCGGAGCTTGCGGCTGGGCGGGTCGTCGATTTCCAGGCCGTCTGCGCCGCCCCCCGCCTGCAGACGCGGACCTATCCGCAGAGCTGGAGCGACTGGATCCGCGACACCGGCGCGGAGGGCCTGCCGCCTGCCGCTCGCGAGCAGGAGTTCGACCACTTCTTCTACATGCTAGAGGCGGCGGCCGCCGGGCTGGGCGTGGCGGTCGCGCCGTGGGCCTTCGCCCAGCGCGATCTGGCCAGCGGGCGTCTGGTCGCCCCGCTCGGATTCGCGCCGGGCCAGACCTGGATCGTGGCGCTGACGCCCCGCGAGGGCGGCTCGCCTCAGGCTATCATATTCCGCGATTGGCTCGTCGCCGAGGGAGCGTCCACACCTCTTCCGCCGGAAGCGGCTTGCCAGTCGCGCGCCGCACGCTAG
- a CDS encoding DUF3126 family protein — MDANTIAKIEKHLKRTFGNPHIQLKPRPKQKDSAEVEVAGEFIGVIFQDEDEDGSFMFEMAILAEDLD; from the coding sequence GTGGACGCCAACACCATCGCCAAGATCGAGAAGCACCTGAAGCGGACCTTCGGGAACCCGCACATCCAGCTGAAGCCGCGTCCCAAGCAGAAGGACTCGGCCGAGGTGGAAGTCGCCGGCGAGTTCATCGGCGTCATCTTCCAGGACGAGGACGAGGACGGCTCGTTCATGTTCGAGATGGCCATCCTGGCCGAAGACCTGGACTAA
- a CDS encoding MFS transporter: MTTAHRRPFGQNYAFVVAGAIFLALLAAAALRAAPGVLMLPLEKAFGWDRASISLAAAIGIFLYGLTGPFAAALMNSFGLRRTVTLALLLMALSTGLSAFMTTSWQYVATWGVLAGLGSGAVAMVLGATVVNRWFVARRGLMLGLLTASTATGSLIFLPGMAFIAEHGGWKPVVITIAAVCLALAPLTWLLIPERPADVGLKPFGAPEDYEAPPPINAGGALAYAFQALGRAARTRTFWLLFLGFFICGLTTNGLIGVHMIAFCGDRGMPEVRAAGLLALMGLFDLFGTTASGWLTDRYDSRKLLFVYYVLRGLSLIYLPFSDFSVVSLSAFAVFYGLDWIATVPPTVCLATEAFGDRDGPIVFGWIAAGHQLGAATAAIGAGAIRASQGQYVEAFIIAGTAGLVAGVASLMIRRAVPRPAMA; this comes from the coding sequence ATGACGACCGCCCACCGTCGCCCGTTCGGGCAGAACTACGCCTTCGTGGTCGCCGGAGCGATCTTCCTGGCCCTGCTGGCGGCCGCCGCTCTTCGCGCCGCGCCAGGCGTGCTGATGCTGCCGCTGGAGAAGGCGTTCGGCTGGGACCGCGCCTCGATCTCCCTGGCCGCCGCCATCGGCATCTTCCTCTACGGCCTAACCGGCCCGTTCGCGGCCGCGCTGATGAATTCATTCGGCCTGCGCAGGACCGTGACCCTGGCCCTCCTGCTGATGGCGCTCTCCACCGGGCTTTCGGCCTTCATGACCACGTCCTGGCAGTATGTGGCCACCTGGGGCGTGCTGGCGGGCCTCGGCAGCGGCGCGGTGGCGATGGTGCTGGGCGCGACGGTCGTGAACCGCTGGTTCGTCGCCCGGCGCGGCCTGATGCTGGGCCTGCTGACGGCCTCCACGGCCACCGGGTCGCTGATCTTCCTGCCTGGCATGGCCTTCATCGCCGAGCATGGCGGCTGGAAGCCGGTGGTGATCACCATCGCGGCCGTGTGTCTGGCGCTGGCGCCGCTGACGTGGCTGCTGATCCCCGAACGGCCGGCGGATGTCGGTCTCAAGCCCTTTGGCGCCCCCGAGGATTACGAAGCCCCGCCTCCGATCAACGCCGGCGGCGCCCTCGCCTACGCCTTCCAGGCCCTGGGCCGAGCGGCCAGGACGCGCACCTTCTGGCTGCTGTTCCTGGGCTTCTTCATCTGCGGCCTGACCACCAATGGCCTGATCGGGGTGCACATGATCGCGTTCTGCGGCGACCGGGGCATGCCCGAGGTCCGGGCCGCCGGCCTGCTGGCGCTGATGGGACTGTTCGACCTGTTCGGGACGACCGCGTCGGGCTGGCTGACCGACCGCTACGACAGCCGCAAGCTGCTGTTCGTCTATTACGTGCTGCGGGGGCTATCGCTGATCTACCTGCCCTTCTCGGACTTCTCGGTGGTCAGCCTGTCGGCCTTCGCGGTGTTCTACGGCCTGGACTGGATCGCCACCGTGCCGCCGACGGTGTGTCTGGCGACGGAGGCCTTCGGGGACCGCGACGGCCCCATCGTGTTCGGCTGGATCGCGGCGGGCCACCAGTTGGGCGCGGCCACGGCGGCTATCGGCGCCGGCGCCATCCGCGCCAGCCAGGGCCAGTATGTCGAGGCCTTCATCATCGCAGGGACCGCGGGCCTGGTCGCCGGCGTCGCCTCGCTGATGATCCGCCGCGCGGTCCCCAGGCCGGCGATGGCCTGA
- a CDS encoding TetR/AcrR family transcriptional regulator — MTKRTPEEVLSGPYGSAPRAADRIFDTACELFYREGIRAVGVDEIVTRAGVTKPSLYRSYKSKDELVAAVLRQVEAGFWERFEAAEQLHPGDPKAQMVAYFQGLADRSGGDDYRGCNLSNARWSNIPIASTRAARSRRSTSSSCASASRPRRPRWARATRRPWAMR; from the coding sequence ATGACCAAAAGAACGCCAGAAGAGGTCCTGTCCGGACCTTACGGATCGGCCCCGCGGGCGGCCGACCGCATCTTCGACACCGCGTGCGAGCTGTTTTATCGCGAGGGTATCCGCGCCGTCGGCGTGGACGAAATCGTCACCCGCGCCGGTGTGACCAAGCCCAGCCTCTATCGCAGCTACAAGTCCAAGGACGAGCTGGTCGCCGCGGTGCTCCGCCAGGTCGAGGCCGGGTTCTGGGAGCGCTTCGAGGCCGCTGAACAGCTGCATCCGGGCGATCCCAAGGCCCAGATGGTCGCCTATTTTCAAGGCTTGGCCGATCGGTCTGGCGGCGACGACTATCGCGGCTGCAACCTCTCGAACGCGCGGTGGTCGAATATCCCGATCGCCAGCACGCGGGCCGCCAGGTCGCGCAGGTCCACAAGCAGCAGCTGCGCGAGCGCCTCCAGGCCAAGGCGGCCGAGATGGGCGCGAGCGACGCGAAGGCCCTGGGCGATGCGATGA
- a CDS encoding GNAT family N-acetyltransferase, producing the protein MSAHILDRPVWATLTGRQAHLAVRGGGVIRMQPDYGLFAALPDQSPEALAALGELVRDMGPVGLVELAAPPPVPGTEVVSSALCLQMVAETVAPAWDVPFDMLPLGDADAAEMLALATLTKPGPFFARTHQLGAFIGVRVEGQLVAMAGERMRPDGYTEASGVCVHPDHRGKGYAARLLREVTARILDRGDKAFLHSYADNATAIGLYESLGYRGRAEVVFTVMRPAE; encoded by the coding sequence ATGAGCGCTCACATCCTGGATCGCCCCGTCTGGGCCACGCTGACCGGTCGTCAAGCGCATCTGGCCGTCCGAGGCGGCGGCGTGATCCGGATGCAGCCGGACTACGGGCTGTTCGCCGCGCTGCCCGACCAAAGCCCCGAGGCCCTGGCCGCGCTGGGCGAACTCGTGCGCGACATGGGACCGGTGGGCCTGGTCGAGCTGGCCGCCCCGCCGCCCGTTCCTGGAACCGAGGTCGTCTCCAGCGCCCTCTGCCTGCAGATGGTGGCCGAGACCGTCGCGCCGGCTTGGGACGTTCCCTTCGACATGCTGCCGCTGGGCGACGCCGACGCGGCCGAGATGCTGGCCCTGGCCACCCTCACCAAGCCGGGCCCGTTTTTCGCCCGCACGCACCAGCTCGGCGCGTTCATCGGCGTCCGTGTCGAGGGCCAGCTGGTCGCCATGGCCGGGGAGCGGATGCGGCCCGACGGCTACACCGAGGCCAGCGGCGTCTGCGTCCATCCCGACCATCGCGGAAAAGGCTACGCGGCGAGGCTGCTGCGCGAGGTGACGGCCCGGATCCTCGATCGCGGCGACAAGGCCTTCCTGCACAGCTACGCCGACAACGCCACGGCGATCGGACTCTACGAGTCGTTGGGCTATCGGGGGCGGGCCGAGGTGGTGTTCACGGTGATGCGGCCGGCGGAATGA
- a CDS encoding OPT family oligopeptide transporter has product MFMADSTAPRSELTLRGILLGIAITLVFTAAQVYLGLKVGLTFATSIPAAVISMALLRAFKTSTIQENNIVQTIASAAGTLSSVIFVLPGLLMIGWWANVPFLPTFGACAVGGILGVMYTIPLRRALVTNSNLPYPEGVAAAEVLKVGTGSREGAAEGKAGLVAVSLGAIASALFGALGAAKLFAAEVAAYFKFKAGAGATGLGASSSLALMGAGHLMGITVGIAMFAGLFIAWAILVPILTLATPMPDADAATHALSVWKTQVRFLGAGVIGAAAIWTLAKLVGPITAGLKSAFAAAKARKSGAGDLPRVEQDIPIGIVGLVSLILLAPAGWFLAHFLAGGPITSLAAPLVAIGIGYLIFAGLLAAAVCGYMAGLIGSSNSPVSGIAILTVLGASLMVGVVGRGLVGPDVTKALIAFSLYVTTCVLAVAVVANDNLQDLKTGQLVDATPWKQQVGLIIGVLSGAVVIPFVLELLNRSNGFAGAPNLQAISDQPLAAPQATLISTLAKGVLGGDLDWGLLGVGALIGLALVAVDTILRKTSKDRLSLPPLGVGLAIYLPSTVTAPVVVGAVAGWLFEKIVAKDRAAEPAKRLGVLIASGFIVGESLFNVALALMIVSTGKGEPLAVPFAPPEHVGMVLSLLAAAIVVIGLYRWARKAGAKALEA; this is encoded by the coding sequence ATGTTCATGGCCGACTCGACCGCGCCGCGCAGCGAATTGACCCTCCGAGGGATACTCCTCGGCATCGCCATCACCCTCGTCTTCACCGCCGCGCAAGTCTATCTGGGCCTGAAAGTCGGCCTGACCTTCGCCACCTCGATCCCCGCCGCCGTCATCTCGATGGCCCTGCTGCGGGCGTTCAAGACCTCGACCATCCAGGAAAACAACATCGTCCAGACGATCGCGTCGGCGGCGGGGACGCTGTCTTCGGTGATCTTCGTCCTGCCGGGCCTCTTGATGATCGGCTGGTGGGCGAACGTGCCGTTCCTGCCCACCTTCGGCGCCTGCGCGGTCGGCGGCATCCTGGGCGTGATGTACACCATCCCCCTGCGCCGAGCCCTGGTGACCAATTCCAACCTTCCCTACCCCGAGGGCGTCGCCGCCGCCGAGGTGCTGAAGGTCGGCACCGGCTCGCGCGAAGGCGCCGCCGAGGGCAAGGCGGGCCTGGTCGCCGTCAGCCTGGGCGCGATCGCCTCGGCCCTGTTCGGCGCCCTGGGCGCGGCGAAGCTGTTCGCCGCCGAGGTCGCCGCCTATTTCAAGTTCAAGGCTGGCGCGGGCGCGACCGGTCTGGGCGCCTCGAGCTCGCTGGCCCTGATGGGCGCGGGCCACCTGATGGGCATCACCGTCGGCATCGCCATGTTCGCCGGCCTGTTCATCGCCTGGGCGATCCTGGTGCCGATCCTCACCCTCGCCACGCCGATGCCGGACGCCGACGCCGCCACCCACGCTCTTTCGGTCTGGAAGACCCAGGTCCGCTTCCTGGGCGCGGGCGTCATCGGCGCCGCCGCCATCTGGACCCTGGCCAAGCTGGTCGGCCCGATCACGGCGGGCCTCAAGTCGGCGTTCGCCGCCGCCAAGGCCCGCAAGAGCGGCGCCGGCGACCTGCCGCGCGTCGAGCAGGACATCCCGATCGGCATCGTCGGCCTGGTCTCCTTGATCCTCCTGGCCCCGGCCGGCTGGTTCCTGGCCCACTTCCTGGCCGGCGGTCCGATCACCAGCCTGGCCGCGCCGCTGGTCGCGATCGGGATCGGCTATCTGATCTTCGCCGGTCTGCTGGCCGCCGCCGTCTGCGGCTACATGGCCGGCCTGATCGGCTCGTCCAACAGCCCGGTCTCGGGCATCGCCATTCTTACGGTGTTGGGCGCGTCGCTGATGGTCGGCGTGGTCGGCCGCGGCCTCGTCGGCCCCGACGTGACCAAGGCCCTGATCGCCTTCTCCCTCTACGTCACCACCTGCGTCCTGGCCGTGGCCGTCGTGGCCAATGACAACCTGCAGGACCTGAAGACCGGCCAACTGGTCGACGCCACCCCGTGGAAGCAGCAGGTCGGCCTGATCATCGGCGTGCTGTCGGGCGCCGTGGTCATCCCGTTCGTGCTGGAGCTGCTGAACCGCTCGAACGGCTTCGCCGGCGCGCCGAACCTGCAGGCCATCTCGGACCAGCCGCTCGCCGCGCCGCAAGCCACCCTGATCTCGACCCTGGCCAAGGGCGTGCTAGGCGGCGACCTCGACTGGGGCCTGCTGGGCGTCGGCGCCTTGATCGGCCTCGCTTTGGTCGCCGTCGACACGATCCTGCGCAAGACCAGCAAGGACCGCCTCAGCCTGCCGCCCCTGGGCGTGGGCCTGGCGATCTATCTGCCGAGCACCGTCACGGCCCCGGTCGTGGTCGGCGCCGTCGCCGGCTGGCTGTTCGAGAAGATCGTCGCCAAGGACCGCGCGGCCGAGCCCGCCAAGCGCCTGGGCGTGCTGATCGCCTCGGGCTTCATCGTCGGCGAGAGCCTGTTCAACGTCGCCCTGGCCTTGATGATCGTCTCGACCGGCAAGGGCGAGCCCCTGGCCGTGCCGTTCGCGCCGCCCGAGCATGTCGGCATGGTCCTGTCGCTGCTCGCCGCGGCCATCGTGGTCATCGGCCTCTACCGCTGGGCCCGCAAGGCCGGCGCGAAGGCGCTGGAGGCGTAA
- a CDS encoding PhoH family protein — MEALMTKRALKRMAREGAYETGQYDDAKVRRLPVDHRGGWSPLPDEGGARGDSRDQSYLKTIKPKSPGQAELMEAIDEKNLVMALGPAGTGKTYIAISKAVEALEAGRVSRIVLSRPAVEAGESIGYLPGDMEDKLAPYLRPLYDALTDRLSVKRMRALMAEGAIEIAPVGFMRGRTLNNAFVVIDEAQNCTYMQLKMLLTRLGWHSTMVVTGDPNQSDLLPGISGLAEVSAKFDAVPNIAVVRLADRDIVRHPLVAEMLGVL; from the coding sequence ATGGAGGCTTTGATGACCAAGCGAGCCCTGAAGCGGATGGCGCGCGAAGGCGCGTACGAGACCGGCCAATACGACGACGCCAAGGTGCGCCGCCTGCCTGTCGATCACCGCGGCGGCTGGTCGCCTCTGCCCGATGAGGGAGGCGCGAGAGGGGATAGTCGGGACCAGAGCTATCTTAAAACCATAAAACCGAAATCGCCCGGCCAGGCCGAGCTGATGGAAGCCATCGACGAGAAGAACCTCGTCATGGCGCTGGGTCCGGCCGGCACCGGCAAGACCTACATCGCCATCTCCAAGGCCGTGGAGGCGCTGGAGGCCGGGCGCGTCAGCCGCATCGTGCTCTCGCGCCCCGCCGTCGAGGCCGGCGAGTCGATCGGCTATCTGCCGGGCGACATGGAAGACAAGCTGGCCCCGTATCTGCGTCCGCTCTACGACGCCCTGACCGACCGGCTGTCGGTCAAGCGGATGCGGGCCCTGATGGCCGAGGGCGCCATCGAGATCGCCCCGGTCGGCTTCATGCGCGGCCGCACCTTGAACAACGCCTTCGTGGTGATCGACGAGGCCCAGAACTGCACCTACATGCAGCTCAAGATGCTGCTGACGCGCCTGGGCTGGCACTCGACCATGGTGGTCACCGGCGATCCCAACCAATCGGACCTCCTGCCCGGCATCTCAGGCCTGGCGGAAGTCTCGGCCAAGTTCGATGCGGTGCCCAACATCGCCGTCGTCCGCCTGGCCGACCGCGACATCGTCCGCCACCCGCTGGTCGCGGAGATGCTGGGCGTGCTCTAG